One genomic window of uncultured Erythrobacter sp. includes the following:
- a CDS encoding molybdenum cofactor biosynthesis protein MoaE, translating to MRDVRLLSEAFDPNPAIDALTAQTPDAGGIATFVGKVRSGGVEALELSHYEPLTLPSMEELAERAAVRFDLMGLVMLHRTGQLQPGEPIVCVSAAARHRRSAIEAVDFCMDHLKSAAWFWKRELRDGEWHWIEPRAEDHGDLARWAE from the coding sequence GTGCGAGATGTTCGCCTGCTCTCTGAGGCTTTCGACCCTAACCCAGCAATCGACGCGTTAACCGCGCAGACCCCCGATGCAGGCGGTATCGCCACGTTCGTGGGCAAGGTGCGGAGCGGAGGTGTCGAAGCGCTTGAACTGTCGCATTATGAGCCGCTTACGCTGCCTTCCATGGAAGAACTGGCTGAGCGCGCTGCAGTGCGGTTTGATCTGATGGGTCTGGTGATGCTTCATCGCACCGGCCAACTGCAGCCCGGCGAACCGATTGTCTGCGTTTCTGCCGCTGCGCGCCACCGTCGGAGCGCCATCGAGGCAGTCGATTTCTGCATGGACCACCTGAAGAGCGCGGCCTGGTTCTGGAAACGAGAACTGCGTGACGGTGAGTGGCACTGGATCGAACCGCGCGCCGAAGATCACGGCGATCTGGCGCGCTGGGCGGAATAA
- a CDS encoding class I SAM-dependent methyltransferase: MAEIAAQPLVMECEGWDAYRLIDSGAGRKWEAFGPYSFIRPEPQAMWQPRLSEWPADGEFVPGSDEDGGGRWVFDREPPEEGWELAWNEVRFTAQPTPFRHLQFFPDMAPVWDWMRERLAGRGDAETMNMFGYTGLGSLALSQHGRVTHVDASKKSVAQARENAALSGMEDRPIRWLVDDAAKFAAREVRRERRYDGIILDPPKFGRGPKNETWRLEEGLPDLIGDCAQLLDAESRFLFLTVYAVRMSSLALAGLLKEKLSHLPGTIEYGDLAVREDGEGGRLLPTAIFARWSNP, translated from the coding sequence ATGGCTGAAATCGCCGCTCAACCGTTGGTGATGGAGTGCGAGGGTTGGGACGCCTATCGCCTGATCGATAGCGGGGCAGGGCGCAAATGGGAGGCGTTCGGCCCATACTCCTTCATCCGCCCCGAGCCACAGGCGATGTGGCAACCGCGCCTTTCCGAATGGCCTGCCGATGGCGAGTTTGTTCCCGGATCAGACGAAGATGGCGGCGGGCGCTGGGTGTTCGATCGCGAGCCGCCCGAAGAAGGCTGGGAATTGGCGTGGAACGAAGTGCGCTTCACCGCGCAGCCTACGCCTTTTCGGCACCTGCAGTTCTTTCCCGATATGGCTCCGGTCTGGGACTGGATGCGGGAGCGCCTTGCTGGTCGCGGCGACGCCGAGACAATGAACATGTTTGGCTATACCGGTCTGGGTTCGTTGGCGCTTAGCCAGCATGGCCGGGTGACCCATGTCGATGCGTCGAAAAAATCGGTCGCTCAGGCTCGCGAGAACGCCGCTCTCTCAGGTATGGAGGATCGCCCGATCCGCTGGCTTGTCGACGACGCGGCCAAATTCGCCGCACGCGAGGTTCGCCGCGAACGCCGGTATGACGGTATTATCCTCGACCCGCCGAAATTCGGACGCGGGCCCAAAAACGAAACATGGCGTTTGGAAGAGGGATTGCCGGACCTTATTGGCGACTGCGCCCAATTGCTCGATGCCGAAAGCCGCTTCCTGTTCCTCACCGTCTATGCAGTGCGGATGAGCAGTCTCGCTCTAGCCGGTCTGCTCAAGGAAAAGCTCAGCCACTTGCCCGGCACTATCGAATATGGCGACCTCGCGGTGCGGGAGGACGGCGAAGGTGGACGCTTGCTCCCCACCGCAATTTTTGCGCGCTGGAGCAATCCGTGA
- a CDS encoding Rossmann fold domain-containing protein codes for MAEQVVQTIGDLHESSLAAAKAFFDDHYDRTLELLGGENVKSLVIALPAAGPDHDDWRRTLARDLARAQTPKRVNVMGASNPDAAQEMLTYLRNAPGVTGQYLAAHE; via the coding sequence ATGGCGGAGCAGGTGGTCCAGACGATTGGCGACCTGCATGAAAGCTCGCTCGCCGCTGCTAAAGCCTTCTTTGATGATCACTACGACAGGACTCTGGAATTGCTAGGCGGTGAGAATGTGAAGTCGCTGGTGATCGCCTTGCCCGCGGCTGGGCCGGATCACGACGATTGGCGCCGGACGCTGGCGCGCGATCTGGCGCGGGCGCAAACGCCGAAACGTGTCAATGTCATGGGCGCGAGCAATCCGGACGCGGCACAGGAAATGCTCACATATTTGAGGAATGCGCCGGGCGTCACGGGGCAGTACCTTGCTGCCCATGAGTGA
- the moaA gene encoding GTP 3',8-cyclase MoaA yields the protein MSDVSIRKPDLIAVDGTPAPLVDSFKRRITYLRLSVTDRCDLRCSYCMPERMTFLPKKEVLTLEELFELATGFIDRGVDKIRITGGEPLVRRDIIDLFEALGRRLGHGLRELTLTTNATQLADHADALAKAGVRRVNISLDTLDRDKFAELTRRDALPQVLDGIRAASEAGLKVKLNAVALKDINEHELPDLIAWAHGQGHEVTLIEVMPLGEVEEDRLDHFLPLSEVRQRLEKSWTLTDNDANTGGPARYTDIAETGGRLGMITPLTNNFCAGCNRLRVTATGQLYPCLGGSERVDLRGALRSDQPQVNLAKALDEAMTIKPERHHFRMDERGAEPAQPRHMSMTGG from the coding sequence ATGAGTGACGTTTCCATCCGCAAACCCGATCTGATCGCCGTCGACGGCACGCCAGCCCCGCTGGTGGATTCGTTCAAGCGGCGGATCACCTATCTGCGGCTCTCGGTGACGGATCGCTGCGATCTGCGTTGTTCTTATTGTATGCCAGAGCGGATGACCTTCCTCCCCAAGAAGGAAGTGCTGACGCTGGAGGAATTGTTCGAGCTTGCCACGGGTTTCATCGATCGCGGGGTCGACAAAATCCGGATAACCGGAGGTGAGCCGCTCGTCCGGCGGGATATCATCGATCTGTTCGAAGCGCTTGGACGGAGATTGGGACACGGCCTCAGAGAGCTGACACTCACAACCAATGCGACGCAATTGGCAGATCATGCCGATGCGCTGGCCAAGGCGGGCGTGCGGCGTGTAAACATCTCGCTCGACACGCTGGACCGCGACAAGTTCGCCGAACTGACCCGGCGCGATGCATTGCCGCAGGTTCTCGATGGGATACGGGCGGCGAGTGAGGCGGGGCTTAAGGTGAAACTCAACGCTGTCGCGCTGAAAGATATCAACGAGCACGAACTGCCCGATCTGATCGCCTGGGCACACGGGCAGGGGCACGAGGTCACGCTGATCGAAGTCATGCCGCTGGGCGAGGTCGAAGAGGACCGGCTAGACCACTTCCTGCCGCTCAGCGAGGTTCGCCAGCGGTTGGAGAAGAGCTGGACACTGACAGACAACGACGCGAACACCGGCGGCCCGGCGCGTTACACCGATATTGCCGAAACTGGCGGTCGGCTCGGGATGATCACACCGCTGACCAACAATTTCTGCGCCGGGTGCAATCGCTTGCGGGTGACAGCGACAGGACAACTCTATCCCTGCCTCGGCGGCAGCGAGCGGGTCGATCTGCGCGGTGCGCTGCGCTCCGACCAACCACAGGTGAACCTCGCCAAAGCGCTGGACGAGGCCATGACGATCAAGCCCGAACGCCATCATTTCCGCATGGATGAACGCGGCGCAGAGCCGGCGCAGCCGCGCCATATGTCGATGACAGGCGGCTGA
- a CDS encoding dihydroneopterin aldolase encodes MNDSLILEVADLEVDVLTGIYSEETGKPQPLRITIQVRYDVAVHYEPDTPLDASKNYMDLKFAAEHLPEGVHFKLIEAVGDHICETLFVQDKRVQAVTVKIVKLAIAEANEKIGITLHRERSAQDHG; translated from the coding sequence ATGAACGATTCGCTGATCCTCGAAGTTGCCGATCTCGAAGTCGATGTCCTCACCGGCATCTATTCCGAGGAGACGGGGAAACCGCAGCCGCTGCGGATTACGATTCAGGTGCGCTATGATGTCGCGGTTCACTATGAACCTGATACGCCGCTTGATGCGTCCAAGAACTACATGGATCTGAAATTCGCCGCCGAACATCTGCCTGAAGGTGTGCATTTCAAACTGATCGAAGCGGTCGGCGATCACATTTGCGAGACGCTGTTCGTGCAGGACAAGCGCGTTCAGGCGGTAACCGTGAAGATCGTGAAGCTCGCCATTGCTGAGGCGAATGAGAAGATTGGTATCACGCTCCACCGCGAGCGTTCGGCGCAGGATCACGGTTGA
- a CDS encoding MoaD/ThiS family protein gives MAVTIIFLGPLRDMAGEDSREVAAPLDWAGLLAAVGPEIAEQLQSDRVNIACGGKVLTDKRALAAKDGDEVALLPPVSGG, from the coding sequence ATGGCGGTGACGATCATATTTCTCGGGCCGCTTCGCGATATGGCTGGTGAAGACAGCCGAGAGGTCGCCGCTCCTCTGGATTGGGCTGGATTGCTCGCAGCAGTAGGCCCGGAAATCGCCGAGCAATTGCAGTCGGATCGGGTCAACATCGCCTGCGGCGGCAAGGTGCTCACGGACAAAAGGGCGCTCGCCGCCAAGGATGGTGACGAGGTCGCGTTGCTTCCGCCCGTCAGCGGCGGTTGA